TAAGATCACTAGTTTTTCACCCCCGAAGGGATGAGAACGGGTTCGACAGTTCCTACACCGATCTAATAAAACAACTGCTCACTACGCAGCTGTAGTTACCGAATCGTCCGATTCAGTTTCAGGGAATATCTGAATAAAGAAATCGTGCTACTATCTGCTGATAAGATTATCGCGGCCCAATGTGGCTGTGAAAATGGTTAGAAGAGAAATTATAGAACGGGATGACTGGACGAAAGCGCGATGAACCCCATTCACGATCTATCCGACGGCCTCTCGTAGGAGCCATAGATCATCTCTTCTGTGAAGACACTTGATCGTCAATTCTATTGTTTGTACACCGCGTCTTATACTATGGTACGAGAGACAGACCTTGACCGTGATCGGGATGCGATCCGCAAACTTCTCTACCGACTTCGTCCGGGTGACAAAGTTGCCGTGGCGACCAACGCAAGCTGGAGTGGGGGAAGTGATGGGACGCGGAAAATGCAAATCGAAACAGTGACCCTCGAAACATCACCCGTAGACGGCGAAGAATACTATCGGATCTACGGGAAGGGGAAGAGGCAACGTCAACAGGAAGAGAGCGGGAGTTACGTCTTGATGCCCGAGAAGCCGTCGGGAAAAGGGAACCATCCCGCTCCGGAAGGCTATCACCGTACCCCCAACTCGGATGCCGAGTATCAGGAAACCACTGGGGGTGCGATCACGGGGATCGAAGTGAGTCGATAGCAATCCACTGGATTACGTTCCGGTCTTCTTGAGCGGAAAGCTACTTCACCGTAGCTTAGATCAGTTGGGCGCGCGCCAGATTCACTTGACCGAATACATGATTATCTTATGACCCAATCACAACAATTTCCGGATCTAGGCAGTACACGTGGTTCAAACGCCGATATTCATACCTACAGACGGAAATTTGATAAGTCTACAGCCCCTATGATTATACAGAAACGCCCGACTGCTCTGGGGCGCGTCCGTCTCCCGGTTCAAATCTCTCCAGGATTTTCGGGGGCAGTACCGTCGAAATCCACTGCTGTACGGTCAATGTGGATCGTTTCGGAGAAGTATGCCGCCTCCCGGATTTGAACCGGGGACAGCTCGATCTTCAGTCGAGTGCTCTCCCAGTCTGAGCTAAGGCGGCGCATCTCTATCTCTGTCGATCGTATAAAAAAGGATTTCGAATCGGATCCGGTATGGCAGCCGCCTGCACGAGTATCATTTTGTTTGTGATAAGTGGGGTTAGGAAAACACATCGGAAAGTAACGCGGAGAATACGCTCGAGTTTATCAGTCATTGATCCGTGTCTGTTGGATTTTTAGATATTCAAGACACCCTTTTCCGGGCTGGCGAGTAATATCGTGTTATGGAGGCACTTACCTCGAGTCAGGAGGGACGACAACTCTCGGCAGATACCATCCTCGAACTGCTCGCGAACCGGCGACGGCGGTACCTCCTCTACGCGCTCCGCGGACAGGAAGATCCGATCGAGCTCTCGACGCTGGCCGAACAGGTCGCCGGCTGGGAGCACGACGTGCCCCCGGACGAAGTCGCGAAAAACGAGTACAAGAGCGTCTACGTCTCCTCCGTCCAGTGTCACGTCCCGAAACTGGCCGACGCGGGCGTCGTCGACCACGACGAGGACAACCACACGGTCGTCCTCGGGGACAACTTCGACCAGCTCGAGCCGTACCTCCGCGTCGTCGTCAAGGACGAACCGGAGAATTCGACACTCCACGCCGCGCTCGAACACGAGTCCGGTGACGGCCTCCTGGGACGCGTCCGGGAGAACGTCGCCCGGCTCAAGCAGTAGCTCGACTCGAACCGCCGCCCGAACCGACGACGGCGAACCACGTCGCTCGAGGCACAGTGGCTGTTTTCTCGCAGGGCGATCGTTTCGAACGGCTCGCGACAACCGGTAAGCAGGGACGTGACGACGCTATCAGTGCGTCGGAGCGATTCCAGCTCCGCAAAACCGGTTTCGAGAGAGCTATCCTTACATTACCGACGGGGGCTGTCTTAACAAACGAGTGTCCATAATACGTCATTGGAAACCAGTTACGGGCGTCTCGTGGCAGAGAACGGAGTGGTTCGAGCGACGCGTCGAATCCGAACGGCAGCCACAGCGAGCGGCCTGAATCGGGTTACCGCAACCGACAGTCACCTGATCGTTTCACTGACTGCAACGAATCCTCTACCCGACGAGACGAGTAGTGTATCGAATGCAAGAGCGTCATCGCGACTGGAATGGACATCGTCTCGAGTGGAAGGAACGGAACGCTCTCGTAGTGAGTCGGAAGAGCCCCGACAGATGAGCCGACCGTCCAGCGTGCGGCGTCCGGAGCGCGTCAAACCGGTTGCGGCGAGTCGCCGCCGGCGACGGGGATCGAACGCTCGACCCCCGACTCGACGTGATCACGATTAGGATCCGACGGGACGGCGCGCTGTCGTACGACGGCCGGGACGATCACCGGCCGGCCATCACCAACTGCTCGACCTCGAGGCGAGTCCGGTCCTCGTCCGCCGGCGGCACGCGCGGTGGCAATCGATTCGCGAAGAGCTCTCGACCGCGACGCGGCGCTCGGAACTGACCCACTGGACGGAAACGCACCTCGAGCATCCCGACATCTGCGACCTGCGTTCGTTCGAACCGCCGGTCGACGGGGGCGCGATGCCGGCATCGAACGAGTGAGGCTGATCGGGGCGCGACGGTGGCCCGGCGAATCCGCCTTCGGGAGAGCGCGCAATCGGGCCGCGGGAACCTCTCAACGGCCGGTAGCGGGCCGTAATGCGGTCGCTACCGACTCGCCACGCGGTCGATACCACGAGCAACGATTCGGTATCGCTCGAGTACCGCACGGAGGGGAACGCGTAACTATCCGACCCGAACGTGTCACCCCGGACAGAGTATGCTCGAGTCTCGAGACGAGGACGCGTTCCGACCGGCGCCCGCCGAAGCGGAGTGGGAACCCGAGTCGATGTCCGGCGTCGTCGGCGTCCGCATCGCGACCGGAGAGGAAGACGGACCGTCGTCCTCGGAGTGGCTCTGGTCTTCGCAGTGGCTCGACCTCGTGGCCAAACGCTGACCCGTTCGTCGTCGAGCGATCTTCGTCCGGTTCGGCGTCGGCTCGGCCGGATCGCGAAGGTGAGAATGATCGCCGACGGTCCCGTTCCGAGCGCAGCGTTTCCGGGAGGATATTTGCGGTCGGTGGCGCATGAGAATCGATAGTCCAGGAGTGCACTCTCGTCGCGAGGCTTGGCGGTTGCGCTGGCTCGTACGTTTGAAGAGAGATCGACTCGAGTGCGTTCGAGAGAGACTGGCTCGAGTCGAAGAGGGGCCCGGGCGGGTTCGAACCACGCCGAGACGTGCTCACTACGTTGCGCGCGTCTCGTCTAATTCGAACCGCCCTCTCGTCACGATGCTGTCGCTCACGGGTTGTTCGCGACAGCAATAGTGGGCTCGGGCGGGTTCGAACCACCGACCTCGGCCTTGTAAAGGCCGCGTCATGACCAGCTAGACCACGAGCCCGCATCCGAACCAAATCACCCCGTCCGAATAACCTTTACTTTCTCGCGCTCGAGGATCGATCATGGCCCTCGAGCGCGTCCAGAAGGTCCTCCTGGCGGTTGCAGCCGTCGGCGTGGTCGCCATGCTCGTTCTCCAGATGGGGCTGGTCACGCCGCCGTGGACCGAAGACGAGGGCACCGTCCGCGTCGTCGACGGCGACACCGGCGCGGAGCTCGCGACCGTCGACGTCGCGGTCGCGGACACGCCGAACGAACGCTACACCGGGTTGAGCGACCACGAGTCGCTCGCGGACGGCGAGGGGATGCTGTTCGTCCACGACGACGAGGACGAGCGGACCTACGTGATGCGGGAGATGGACTTCGACATCGACATCGTCTTCGTCGGCGCCGACGGTGAGATCACGGCGATCGAGCACGCCCGCGCGCCCGAAGCCGGCGAGGACGGCGAGAATCTCGAGTACTCCGGCGAGGCGAAGTGGGTTCTCGAGGTGCCCCGCGGCTACGCCAACGAGACCGGAATGGAGCCCGGCGACGAGATCGAAATCGAGTACGAGTGAGACGACGGTCGATCCCCGCAGACCACCGTTTCGATTCGTAGCAAACCCTTATTGGCGGCCGACCCGGACTCGAAGACAATGAGCGGGAGTGGCGTCGACTGGGAGGAGGACGACCCGTTCGAGGAACAACGCGAGGAGATCGAGAACCCGATGAAGCGGCTGTTCCTCGAGTACGGGCGCAACTACACGTTTCAGGCGATCGTCGGCGTCTTCGCGAGTATCTTCGCCCGAATCCTGGATCTGTTGCCGCCGATCATGCTGGCGGTCGCGCTCGACGCCGTGTTCCGCGACGAGGCCGCCAGTTACGCCGAGGCGCTCCCCTTCGGCGGCGATCTGGTCGCGCCGTACATTCCCGCGACCCAGGAGGGGCAGTTCTACCTGACCGTCGGCGTCATCGCCGCCGCCTTCTTCTTCGGCGCGGCGTTTCACTGGCTTCGCAACTGGGGCTTCAACGCCTTCGCCCAGAACATCCAGCACGATATCCGGACCGACACCTACGACAAGATGCAGCGGCTGAACATGGACTTCTTCGCGGACAAGCAGACCGGGGAGATGATGTCCATCCTCTCGAACGACGTCAACCGCCTCGAGCGCTTTCTCAACGACGGGATGAACTCCCTGTTCCGGCTGACGGTGATGGTCGTCGGCATCGGCGCCATCCTCTTCGCCTACAACTGGCAACTCGCGCTGGTGGCGCTGCTTCCCGTGCCGCTGATCGCCGGCTTCACCTACCTGTTCGTCAGGATCATCCAGCCCAAGTACGCCGCCGTCCGCTCGACCGTCGGCAAGGTCAACTCCCGCCTCGAGAACAACCTCGGCGGGATCCAGGTGATCAAGTCGAGCACCACCGAGGACTACGAGTCCGAGCGCGTCGAGGACGTCTCGCAGGATTACTTCGACGCCAACTGGGACGCCATCGAGACCCGGATCAAGTTCTTCCCGGGGCTTCGCGTCCTCGCCGGCATCGGCTTCGTCGTCACCTTCCTCGTCGGCGGTCTGTGGGTCTTTCGGGGGGCGCCCGGTCCGTTCACCGGCAGCCTGAGCGAAGGCGAGTTCGTCGTGTTCATCCTCTACACGCAGCGCTTCATCTGGCCGATGGCCCAGTTCGGGCAGATCATCAACATGTACCAGCGCGCCCGCGCCTCCTCGGCGCGGATGTTCGGGCTGATGGACGAACCGAGCCGCGTCGCGGAGAACCCGAACGCGACGGACCTCGAGGTAACGGCGGGCCGCGTCTCGTACGACGACGTCACCTTCGGCTACGGCAATAGCGGGGCGCAAAGCGCTCCGGAAACGTCGACCGAGGAGCGAAGCGACTCGAGAGACGACGAGATCATCGTCGAGAATATCGACTTCACCGTCGCCGGCGGCGAGACGCTGGCGCTGGTCGGCCCCACGGGCGCGGGCAAGTCGACCGTCCTCAAACTCCTCTTGCGGATGTACGACGTCGACGAGGGGGCGATCACCGTCGACGGCCAAGACGTCCGAAACGTCACGCTCGAGAGCCTGCGCGAGTCGATCGGCTACGTCAGCCAGGACACGTTCCTCTTCTACGGCACCGTCGAGGAGAACATCAAATACGGCACCTTCGGCGCCGATCGCGAGGACGTGATCGAGGCCGCGAAGATGGCCGAGGCCCACGAGTTCATTGAAAATCTCCCCGACGGCTACGACACCGAGGTCGGCGAGCGCGGCGTGAAACTCTCGGGCGGCCAGCGCCAGCGCATCTCCATCGCGCGGGCGATCCTCAAGGACCCCGAGATCCTCGTCTTAGACGAGGCGACCAGCGACGTCGACACCGAGACGGAGATGCTCATCCAGCGCTCGATCGACGAACTCGCGGCGGACCGAACCACGTTCGCCATCGCCCACCGCCTCTCGACGATCAAGGACGCCGATCAGATCCTCGTCCTCGAGGGCGGCGAGATCGTCGAACGCGGCGGACACGAGGAACTGCTCGAGAACGGCGGACTCTACTCGCACCTCTGGGGCGTCCAGGCCGGCGAGATCGACGAACTTCCCCAAGAGTTCATCGAGCGCGCCCAGCGCCGGCAGGCCCGAACGGACGTCAGTACCGACGACGACGATTGATCGGCTCGAGGGCGTTTCGCTCTCCGACCAGCGACGTACTGTCGGAAGAGTGGAGCGTCTACATTCTCGCCTCCGATACCGCCGAGACGCACGACGCGCCGCTCGAGGCGACCGTTGGGGCGGTCGCTCTCGTCGGGAGCGGCGTGTTCGCTCCCGCGCTGTTCACTCTCCGCTGAAAAGGACTAGCGATACCTTTTCCTCCTCCTCGTCTCGATCTCGAGCGACCGGTTCCGCTTCGGACGCGCTCAGAACGACTCCTGTCCCTCTTGGTCGCCCTGGTCCGGCGCGCCCTCGTCCTGTCGCTGTTCGCCCGACGCGGGCGGGGTACGGTCGCTGTAGTTCTTCCGTCCGATCGCCTCGTCGCCGACCATGTTCATGATCGCCGTCTCGACGTCACCGTAGTCCTGGTACTCCTCCTGGTTGAGCGGCCCGATGAGTTCCTCGAGGGTCGTCGTGTTCCCCTCCATCTCGATCTCCTCGTCGCCGTAGCGCTCGAACAGTTCGTCCTCGCTCAGCGGGTAGTCCGCGGACTCGAGGTCGTCGCCCAGTTCGCCGAGGTCGACGCCGAGCTGTCGGTCGTCGTTGGTCATGGACGGCAATTACCCGCACCGCCGGAAACCGGTTGGCCCTGCGTTCGCCACCGGAACCGACGGCGGAGCGACGCGCCGAGGAGGACCGCGCCGACGATACGACGGGAACCGAGGTTCCGAGAGTTTCATGTCCGCCCCGCGGGAGTACTCGCGCATGGACCTACGCGACGCGACGTGGACGGACGTCCGCGACTGCGAGACGGAGCTGGCGGTCGTCCCCGTCGGCAGCACGGAACAGCACGGCCCCCACGCCCCGCTGGGGACGGACGTCGTCGCCGCGGAGGCGGTCGCCGACGCCGGCGTCGAGCGCGTCGACCGCGAGGTCGTCCGCGCGCCCGCCATCCCGGTCGGTATCGCCGAAGAACACCGGCAGTTCCCGGGCACGATGTGGGTCTCCGAGGACACCTTTCGGGACTACGTCCGCGAGGCCGTCGAGAGCCTCGCCCACCACGGCTTCGATCGGGTCGTCATCGTCAACGGCCACGGCGGCAACGTCGACGCCCTGCGGGAGGTCGGCGGCCGGATCACCCGCGACGGCGACGCCTACGCCGTTCCCTTCACCTGGTTCGAGGCCGTCGGCGAGCACTCCGCCGAGATGGGCCACGGCGGCCCGCTCGAGACCGCCCTGTTGCGCCACTGCGAGCCCGACCTCGTCCGGGAGGAACGGATCGAGGAGGCCCGAGACGGACGCGCCGAGAGCTGGGGCGACTGGCTGAGCTATTCGAATCTGGCCTACGACGCGGCGGAGTTTACCGAAAACGGCGTCGTCGGCGATCCCGAAGACGGGGATCGGCAACGCGGTGAAGAACTGCTCGAACTGGCGGGAGACGCGTTAGCGCGACTGCTCGAGGCCGTCGCCGAGCGAGACGTCTCGCGACCCGACCGCCGGGAGTAGCGGTAGCGGCGGTCGCGGGGCGATGCGAGTCGCTCTCGAGTGGCAGCGTCGTTACTCTTCGTCTTCGTCGGACTCGTCTTCGTCAGCGTCGGCGTCAGCTTCCGCCTCCTCTTCCTCGCCTTCCTCGGCTTCGTCCGCGGCGTCCTCGGCTTCGTCCGCGGTGTCCGCGTCGGCGTCGGCGTCGGTGTCCGGACCGGCGTCCTCGAGGGTCCCTCGGAGCGCGGGAATCGTCGACGTGAGTTCGCCGACCTGTTCGCCGGCCTCGGTGATATCCGCGATGGCGTCCTCGAGATTGCCGATCTCCGCCTCGAGGTCGTCGGCGTCCTCGAAGGCGTCGGCGCGCTGGCCCATCGTGAACCACTTCTTCGCGTCCCGGAGGTGCTCCTCGGCGTCGCCGGCGTCCAGCGCGGAGTTGAGGCCGTTGAGCACGCCGAGGACGTTGTCGGCGTCGGTCTCCCAGACGTCGTCGGCATCGGGCAGCGCGGCCCAGCCGTCCTCGAGCGAGGATTCGACGTCTGCGCGCATCTCGTTGGCGGCCTCGCCGAACAGTTCCTCGTCGTCGCCGAATGTCGCTTGGCTCATAGCTCACCCTTCACGGGGACCGGGGTTAAAAGGTCGCCCGAAAGTGAAAGTGAAAACCGACTCGAGCGAGTCGATATCGGCCGAACGGCGACGAGATTTCGAAAGGGAGGTGACTCGTACCCTCGGCGGAGCAGGACTGAGAATGCGCGGTCGAACGAATCGTCCCTATCGGCCAGTAGAGACGGAGACGGTTTCGTTCCCTATTCGGCCAACTGACGGACGGTGGCGCGTGGGACTGCGGCGAGTCATCGAGGAACCGCAGTCCGAACTCGCGCAGAGGATGAGCGAGTGAGCCTGCGAACGAGGGGTAGCGCGGAACCTCCGGTTCCGAAAGGAGAAATCGGTCGGGAAGTGAGTGGCGACCCCCTGTCGCCACGAGCGCAGGGTGCACCTCGTCGTTCGCACGGAATCGCGATCGCGTCCGCTCGCATCGCAACCCCCTTCCCGACCGCACTCGAGCATCCGCGTATGACCGACAGCGACCCCACCGACGCCGAGGCCGCCTGCTTCGAGGCCGGCATCAAGTTCGGCACGCTCTACCACCAGTTCGCCGGGACGCCCGTCGCGCCGGCCAGCGCACCCAGCCTCGCGACCGCGATGGAGGAGGCCATCGAGAACCAGCCCCACTGTACCGACGTCACCGTCGACGTTCGCACCGAGGCGCTCGAGGCCGAACTCGCCGACTCGGCGGCCGATTACACCGAACTGACCGGACGCTTCCTCGAGGTCGAGATCGTCGTCGACTACGAGGGCTGCGAGGTGGTGACCCGAATGGAGATGGACGAGGGCTATCCGCTCATGCGAGTCGAATCGGTTCGCGGTCGCGACTGATTCCGGGAGCGAGCGGACGGATACGATCGACGTTCAGTCTTCCCGCTCGTCGAACAGCGGGATCGAGAACGATCGTACCGAAACGAAGCGTTCTGCTATCGTGGCAACGGGGAATTGCCACTCCCTCCCCAGCCGATTCGCTCGTTCCCACAGGTCACTCGCTCGTCCCTCGCGCGTAGTCGTCGCCGCGCCGTCGCATTACTCAGGCGCGCCGTCAACACGCGCCCCCGCAACGCGGGTTCTCGATCGAGTGAGAGCCGAGCGGACAGTAGCCGTCGCCGTTCGGACCGTATGCTACTACCGACCGAACTGCCGAGGAACCGCATGGTACTTATCGACGCTTTCCCTTCCACCGAACGAATGGCACAGTCAGTCCTGCTTACGGGGGCTGCGGGGCGGGTCGGAGAGGCCATCCTCGGCGGCCTCGCGGACGACTACGAGTGGCGGTTGCTGGATCGGGATCCGCCGACGGAGGACTACCCCGGCGAGTTCGTCGTCGCGGATATCACCGAGGACGAGACCATCCGCGAGGCGATGGAGGGGATCGACGTCGTGCTCCACCTCGCGGGTGATCCCCGAAAAACGGCGCCGTGGGACAGCGTCCTGACGAACAACATCGACGGGACCCAGACGGTCTTCGAGGCCGCCGTCGACGCCGGCGTCGAGAAGGTCGCCTTCGCCTCCTCGAACCACGCCGTCGGCCACTACGAAACCGACGAGCGCACGCCCGAGATGTACCGGGCCGACGACGACTACCTGCTCGACGGGACCGAACAGCCCCGTCCGGGCAACCTCTACGGCGTCTCGAAAGTCGCCGGCGAGGCGCTCGGTCGGTACTACCACGACGAGTACGGGATTTCGGTGGTCAACGTCCGCATCGGGAACCTCACGGAGAACCACCCGCCGATCGACTACGAGCGCGGCCAGGCGATGTGGCTCTCTTACCGGGACTGTGCACACCTCTTCGATCGCTGCATTCAGGCCGACTACGACTACGAGATCGTCTACGGTATCTCCGACAACGACCGGAAATACTACTCCATCGAGCGCGCGAAGGAAGTCCTCGGCTACGAGCCACAGGACAACTCCGCCGCTCACAACGACGACTGACGGTCGCTGCGAGTCCCTCGAGCGGCACCCCTCTCGAGTAGCCTCCGCCGGCACGCTCGCGGGGAAAACCGGCAACCGAAACCGGCGGGCCCCGACGTTTTGGTGTCGGCCGCGTCAGTACGGCCATGGAGTACACGACGCTCGGTTCGACCGGCATGAAAGTCAGTCGTATCGGTCTCGGCTGCATGAGTTTCGGCAGCGGCCGGGAGTGGATGCTCGACCGCGAGGAGGGCCTCGAGCTCATCGAGCGCGCGATCGATCTCGGGATTAACTTCTTCGACACCGCCAACGTCTACTCCACGGGCGAGTCCGAGGAGATCCTGGGCGACGCCCTCGAGGGGTACGACCGCGACGCGCAGGTCGTCGCGACGAAAGTCTTCGCCGAGATGGATCCCGATAACCCCAACGCCAGCGGGCTCTCCCGAAAGGCGATCGAACAGGAACTCGAGGCCAGCCTCGATCGACTCGGCCTCGAGACGATCGACCTCTACCAGACCCACCGCTGGGATTACGACACGCCGATCGACGAGACGCTGCGGGCGCTCGACGACGCCGTCCGCCGCGGGAAGGTGCGCTACGTCGGCACCTCCTCGATGTGGGCCCACCAGTTCGCCGAGGCGCTGCAGACGAGCGAGCGACTGGGCCTCGAGCGCTTCGCGACGATGCAGAACCACTACAACCTGTTCTACCGCGAGGAGGAACGCGAGATGCTCCCCCTCTGTCAGAAGGAAGGGATCGGCGTGATCCCGTGGTCACCGCTGGCTCGCGGCGTCGGTACCCGCCCGCACGACCAGATCGAGTCGACGACCCGCGGCCAGACGGACCAGTACTTAGAGCAGATCCCGTATCTGGAGGGCGGCGGCGAGGAGATCAACGAACGGGTGCAGGAACTGGCCGCCGAGAAGGGCGTCACGATGGCCCAGATCAGCCTCGCGTGGCTGCTCCACAAGGAC
This portion of the Haloterrigena gelatinilytica genome encodes:
- a CDS encoding DUF7344 domain-containing protein; this encodes MEALTSSQEGRQLSADTILELLANRRRRYLLYALRGQEDPIELSTLAEQVAGWEHDVPPDEVAKNEYKSVYVSSVQCHVPKLADAGVVDHDEDNHTVVLGDNFDQLEPYLRVVVKDEPENSTLHAALEHESGDGLLGRVRENVARLKQ
- a CDS encoding DUF192 domain-containing protein; this translates as MALERVQKVLLAVAAVGVVAMLVLQMGLVTPPWTEDEGTVRVVDGDTGAELATVDVAVADTPNERYTGLSDHESLADGEGMLFVHDDEDERTYVMREMDFDIDIVFVGADGEITAIEHARAPEAGEDGENLEYSGEAKWVLEVPRGYANETGMEPGDEIEIEYE
- a CDS encoding ABC transporter ATP-binding protein, with amino-acid sequence MSGSGVDWEEDDPFEEQREEIENPMKRLFLEYGRNYTFQAIVGVFASIFARILDLLPPIMLAVALDAVFRDEAASYAEALPFGGDLVAPYIPATQEGQFYLTVGVIAAAFFFGAAFHWLRNWGFNAFAQNIQHDIRTDTYDKMQRLNMDFFADKQTGEMMSILSNDVNRLERFLNDGMNSLFRLTVMVVGIGAILFAYNWQLALVALLPVPLIAGFTYLFVRIIQPKYAAVRSTVGKVNSRLENNLGGIQVIKSSTTEDYESERVEDVSQDYFDANWDAIETRIKFFPGLRVLAGIGFVVTFLVGGLWVFRGAPGPFTGSLSEGEFVVFILYTQRFIWPMAQFGQIINMYQRARASSARMFGLMDEPSRVAENPNATDLEVTAGRVSYDDVTFGYGNSGAQSAPETSTEERSDSRDDEIIVENIDFTVAGGETLALVGPTGAGKSTVLKLLLRMYDVDEGAITVDGQDVRNVTLESLRESIGYVSQDTFLFYGTVEENIKYGTFGADREDVIEAAKMAEAHEFIENLPDGYDTEVGERGVKLSGGQRQRISIARAILKDPEILVLDEATSDVDTETEMLIQRSIDELAADRTTFAIAHRLSTIKDADQILVLEGGEIVERGGHEELLENGGLYSHLWGVQAGEIDELPQEFIERAQRRQARTDVSTDDDD
- a CDS encoding DUF5789 family protein translates to MTNDDRQLGVDLGELGDDLESADYPLSEDELFERYGDEEIEMEGNTTTLEELIGPLNQEEYQDYGDVETAIMNMVGDEAIGRKNYSDRTPPASGEQRQDEGAPDQGDQEGQESF
- a CDS encoding creatininase family protein, producing the protein MDLRDATWTDVRDCETELAVVPVGSTEQHGPHAPLGTDVVAAEAVADAGVERVDREVVRAPAIPVGIAEEHRQFPGTMWVSEDTFRDYVREAVESLAHHGFDRVVIVNGHGGNVDALREVGGRITRDGDAYAVPFTWFEAVGEHSAEMGHGGPLETALLRHCEPDLVREERIEEARDGRAESWGDWLSYSNLAYDAAEFTENGVVGDPEDGDRQRGEELLELAGDALARLLEAVAERDVSRPDRRE
- a CDS encoding DUF5790 family protein yields the protein MSQATFGDDEELFGEAANEMRADVESSLEDGWAALPDADDVWETDADNVLGVLNGLNSALDAGDAEEHLRDAKKWFTMGQRADAFEDADDLEAEIGNLEDAIADITEAGEQVGELTSTIPALRGTLEDAGPDTDADADADTADEAEDAADEAEEGEEEEAEADADADEDESDEDEE
- a CDS encoding dihydroneopterin aldolase family protein; this translates as MTDSDPTDAEAACFEAGIKFGTLYHQFAGTPVAPASAPSLATAMEEAIENQPHCTDVTVDVRTEALEAELADSAADYTELTGRFLEVEIVVDYEGCEVVTRMEMDEGYPLMRVESVRGRD
- the azf gene encoding NAD-dependent glucose-6-phosphate dehydrogenase Azf; this translates as MAQSVLLTGAAGRVGEAILGGLADDYEWRLLDRDPPTEDYPGEFVVADITEDETIREAMEGIDVVLHLAGDPRKTAPWDSVLTNNIDGTQTVFEAAVDAGVEKVAFASSNHAVGHYETDERTPEMYRADDDYLLDGTEQPRPGNLYGVSKVAGEALGRYYHDEYGISVVNVRIGNLTENHPPIDYERGQAMWLSYRDCAHLFDRCIQADYDYEIVYGISDNDRKYYSIERAKEVLGYEPQDNSAAHNDD
- a CDS encoding aldo/keto reductase; amino-acid sequence: MEYTTLGSTGMKVSRIGLGCMSFGSGREWMLDREEGLELIERAIDLGINFFDTANVYSTGESEEILGDALEGYDRDAQVVATKVFAEMDPDNPNASGLSRKAIEQELEASLDRLGLETIDLYQTHRWDYDTPIDETLRALDDAVRRGKVRYVGTSSMWAHQFAEALQTSERLGLERFATMQNHYNLFYREEEREMLPLCQKEGIGVIPWSPLARGVGTRPHDQIESTTRGQTDQYLEQIPYLEGGGEEINERVQELAAEKGVTMAQISLAWLLHKDWVDAPIVGTTSVEHLEEAVEALEVDLTASDIAYLEEPYEPLPIAGHE